Proteins from a single region of Aquirhabdus parva:
- a CDS encoding lytic transglycosylase domain-containing protein, which translates to MRMISQIIHFALTKALPLSLLFHIPHASAANLYIFKDKDGNALLTNVVGRDKKPKGELSQYSSQVKVTWYPDTNVHAYRNWGGSEASVLPSYSRNRNAYDDLITNAASTFGVDQGLVKAIMHTESGFNPSARSPVGAQGLMQLMPATARRFFVNDSFDPAQNISGGVKYLNFLLKRYNNNHELAIAAYNAGEGNVDKYHGIPPFRETQDYVKRVMSRFNNLYSNGIKVSASSTSSNNGSESNLGARSRPIITYTNADGSASATFTPTSPANTSAFGALRSSAN; encoded by the coding sequence ATGCGTATGATTAGTCAGATCATTCACTTTGCTTTGACTAAGGCTCTGCCGCTCAGTCTGCTCTTTCATATCCCACATGCTTCAGCTGCCAACCTTTATATTTTCAAAGACAAGGATGGTAATGCCTTGCTGACTAATGTGGTTGGTCGTGATAAAAAACCAAAGGGTGAACTCAGCCAATACAGTAGCCAAGTGAAGGTGACATGGTATCCAGATACTAACGTCCACGCCTATCGAAACTGGGGTGGTAGTGAAGCGTCGGTTCTCCCCAGCTATAGCCGCAACCGCAATGCTTATGATGACCTGATTACCAATGCTGCAAGCACGTTTGGCGTGGATCAAGGCCTTGTTAAAGCCATCATGCATACCGAATCGGGGTTTAATCCCAGTGCGCGTTCACCTGTTGGTGCACAAGGTCTTATGCAGCTTATGCCTGCAACAGCGCGGCGCTTCTTTGTTAATGATTCTTTTGATCCTGCCCAAAATATTTCTGGTGGTGTGAAGTACTTAAATTTCCTGCTTAAACGTTATAATAATAATCACGAACTGGCGATTGCCGCATACAACGCTGGAGAAGGAAACGTCGATAAATACCATGGTATTCCGCCATTTCGGGAAACTCAGGATTATGTGAAACGCGTGATGAGCCGTTTTAATAACTTATACAGTAATGGCATTAAAGTAAGTGCGAGTTCTACTTCCTCAAATAACGGCAGTGAATCAAATTTAGGTGCGCGATCACGTCCTATTATTACCTATACGAATGCTGATGGCTCAGCCAGTGCAACGTTCACTCCGACCAGCCCTGCGAATACCAGCGCATTTGGTGCGTTGCGTAGCTCAGCAAATTAA
- the macA gene encoding macrolide transporter subunit MacA encodes MLPRSRPLRFVIITVIVLISIALVWYVLKPQNTTPEYITAAVVTGNIEDNVLASGTLQAAQQVSVGAQVSGQVKKLSVKLGDDVKKGQLIAQIDSTTQQITLKNNQAAVANLEAQKLVNQANLELAQVQADRMKVLLHDQAVSKTEADTATSTLKVSKANIAAIDAQIEQAQLQVNNAQEYLGYTRITAPMDGTVVAIVTEQGQTVNANQTAPTIIKLAKLDTLTVRAQISEADVVKVKSGQTVYFTILGNPDKRYYAKLRSIEPAPESIATDTTTSSSSTTAVYYIGLFDVPNPDGELRIKMTAQVYIVVADAKNALLIPSAALEKAADGTQSVRILDATGQAQKRTVKIGLNNRVNAQVLSGLKAGEKVIIGNASDTTDAKKAKRDREM; translated from the coding sequence ATGTTGCCACGCTCACGCCCACTGCGATTCGTCATCATCACAGTCATAGTGCTTATCAGTATTGCCTTAGTGTGGTATGTGTTGAAGCCCCAAAATACAACTCCAGAATATATCACTGCCGCGGTAGTGACTGGAAATATTGAGGACAATGTGCTGGCTTCAGGGACCTTGCAGGCAGCCCAGCAAGTCAGTGTCGGTGCACAAGTCTCTGGACAAGTGAAAAAACTATCGGTCAAACTCGGCGACGATGTTAAAAAAGGGCAATTGATTGCACAAATTGATTCGACTACTCAACAAATTACACTTAAAAATAATCAAGCTGCAGTGGCAAATTTAGAAGCGCAGAAACTGGTGAATCAAGCCAATCTTGAACTTGCTCAAGTGCAGGCAGATCGCATGAAGGTCTTGCTGCATGATCAGGCTGTATCTAAAACAGAAGCCGATACCGCTACATCAACTTTAAAAGTCTCTAAGGCGAATATCGCGGCGATTGATGCTCAAATTGAGCAAGCCCAACTTCAGGTGAATAATGCGCAGGAGTATCTGGGCTACACCCGAATAACGGCGCCTATGGATGGGACTGTTGTTGCCATCGTCACTGAACAAGGGCAGACCGTAAACGCCAATCAAACGGCACCCACCATTATCAAGCTTGCAAAGCTTGATACATTGACTGTCCGTGCGCAAATTTCTGAAGCGGATGTTGTCAAAGTTAAATCAGGACAAACCGTTTATTTTACGATTTTAGGGAATCCTGATAAACGATACTATGCAAAGCTGCGGAGTATCGAGCCTGCACCCGAGTCAATTGCAACAGATACAACTACATCGAGCTCAAGCACTACAGCGGTTTATTACATCGGTTTATTTGATGTGCCGAACCCTGATGGCGAATTAAGAATCAAGATGACTGCTCAAGTTTATATTGTAGTGGCAGATGCAAAAAATGCCCTCCTTATACCTTCTGCGGCATTAGAAAAGGCGGCCGATGGGACACAAAGCGTTCGAATCTTAGATGCGACTGGGCAAGCGCAAAAACGTACGGTCAAAATTGGTCTAAATAATCGTGTCAATGCACAAGTTCTATCTGGCCTTAAAGCAGGGGAAAAAGTAATTATCGGGAATGCTTCTGATACTACGGATGCAAAAAAAGCAAAACGTGATCGGGAAATGTAA
- a CDS encoding MacB family efflux pump subunit, with translation MNFPVLTTDNIEHVTNPKLKPLLQVTNLVREFPAGESVVRVLDDVNLSIYAGEMVAIIGQSGSGKSTLMNILGCLDRPSAGSYRVKSQETRSLEPDDLAQLRRLNFGFIFQRYHLLGDLSALGNVEVPAIYAGLSGQKRHERASMLLKRLGLEQRLHNRPSQLSGGQQQRVSIARALMNGGDVILADEPTGALDRHSGVEVMNILRELNSEGHTVIIVTHDPNIASQTGRIIEISDGRIISDRPNTPTPPLDQKKSLVRPSISDRSSFNALFGRLTEAFRMALLAMNAHRMRTFLTMLGIIIGIASVVSVVALGNGSQKQILSNISGLGTNTISIYSGKDFGDMQSSKIQTLRASDAAALADQPYIDSVSPIVNSAGTLRFRNVESKATINGVGESYFRVDGLTIAQGQSFDSNGVREQNQDVVIDPNTRKALFGAEGTPGSINPIGQVILLNNLPSRVIGVTAPQDSVFGKSDRLNVWLPYSTVMSRISGQGYLSGIVVRLKDSTPSSAAEAAITTLLTLRHGAEDTFTQSSDSIRTMIKKTTSTMTLLVSAIALISLMVGGIGVMNIMLVSVTERTQEIGVRMAVGARQSDILQQFLIEAVLVCLVGGLLGIGIALLVGAVFSHFAAGTLQMSFSTVSMVGACVSSSLIGIVFGFVPARNAARLDPVVALARE, from the coding sequence ATGAATTTTCCGGTTCTCACTACTGATAATATAGAACATGTAACAAATCCAAAATTAAAACCATTGTTACAAGTAACAAATCTTGTTCGGGAATTCCCCGCGGGTGAGAGCGTTGTGCGTGTTTTAGATGATGTCAACCTGAGCATCTATGCAGGTGAAATGGTTGCTATTATCGGACAGTCGGGTTCGGGGAAATCTACCCTTATGAACATTTTAGGGTGTTTGGATCGGCCAAGTGCGGGTAGCTATCGCGTTAAGTCTCAGGAAACAAGGAGTTTAGAACCTGATGATTTAGCTCAGCTACGTCGGCTTAATTTTGGATTCATTTTCCAACGTTATCATCTTTTAGGTGATTTAAGTGCACTGGGTAATGTCGAGGTTCCTGCTATCTATGCAGGACTCAGTGGTCAGAAAAGACATGAACGTGCAAGCATGTTACTGAAACGTTTAGGACTCGAACAACGTCTTCACAACCGACCCAGTCAGCTTTCTGGAGGTCAACAACAACGTGTCAGTATAGCTCGAGCACTCATGAATGGTGGTGATGTCATTCTAGCAGACGAACCGACAGGTGCACTGGATCGACACAGTGGCGTTGAGGTGATGAATATCTTGCGGGAGTTAAATAGCGAAGGTCATACCGTTATTATTGTGACCCATGATCCCAATATTGCTTCACAAACGGGTCGAATTATTGAAATCAGTGATGGTCGAATTATCTCTGATCGACCTAATACCCCCACGCCCCCACTCGATCAAAAAAAATCCTTAGTACGACCATCCATTTCAGACCGATCTTCTTTTAATGCGTTATTTGGTCGGTTGACTGAAGCATTTCGTATGGCGCTTCTTGCCATGAATGCACATCGTATGCGCACTTTTCTGACGATGCTCGGGATTATTATCGGGATTGCATCGGTAGTTTCTGTTGTTGCTTTGGGTAATGGCTCCCAAAAACAGATTCTGAGCAACATCAGTGGACTGGGTACCAATACGATTAGTATTTACTCCGGTAAAGACTTTGGTGATATGCAGAGCAGCAAAATTCAAACATTGCGAGCCAGCGATGCTGCTGCCCTGGCCGATCAGCCCTATATTGATAGCGTGAGCCCTATTGTTAATAGCGCTGGAACACTTCGCTTCCGTAATGTTGAGTCCAAAGCGACCATAAATGGTGTCGGAGAAAGTTATTTTAGAGTCGATGGATTAACAATTGCGCAGGGCCAAAGTTTTGACAGCAATGGGGTTCGTGAACAGAATCAAGACGTAGTAATTGATCCGAATACACGAAAAGCCTTGTTTGGTGCAGAAGGAACTCCTGGAAGCATAAATCCCATCGGTCAGGTCATCTTACTCAATAATTTACCGAGCAGAGTCATTGGTGTCACGGCACCTCAAGATAGCGTATTTGGAAAAAGTGACCGACTGAATGTCTGGCTCCCCTATAGTACGGTCATGAGCCGTATCTCTGGACAAGGATACTTAAGTGGTATCGTTGTTCGTTTAAAAGATAGCACACCCAGCAGTGCGGCTGAGGCTGCCATTACGACGTTATTGACACTAAGACATGGTGCCGAAGATACATTTACTCAAAGTAGTGACTCGATACGAACCATGATAAAGAAAACAACGTCGACAATGACGCTCTTGGTCTCTGCAATTGCCTTGATTTCATTGATGGTTGGAGGAATTGGGGTCATGAACATTATGCTGGTCTCTGTGACTGAGCGTACTCAAGAGATTGGCGTACGCATGGCAGTTGGTGCGAGACAAAGTGATATTCTGCAACAATTTCTGATTGAAGCCGTCCTAGTCTGTTTAGTCGGTGGGCTATTAGGTATTGGTATTGCCTTATTAGTAGGTGCTGTCTTTAGCCACTTTGCAGCAGGGACGTTGCAAATGAGTTTTTCTACAGTCTCGATGGTGGGTGCATGCGTTTCTTCATCACTCATCGGTATTGTTTTTGGTTTTGTACCGGCTCGCAACGCCGCACGCTTAGATCCTGTTGTGGCATTAGCGCGGGAGTAG